From Oncorhynchus tshawytscha isolate Ot180627B linkage group LG11, Otsh_v2.0, whole genome shotgun sequence, the proteins below share one genomic window:
- the cdkn3 gene encoding cyclin-dependent kinase inhibitor 3, whose translation MNSLSKFVPKKKRQFIVYLPETMRTTSEFDSSSDEEEVCEEHLTPFQISWLPLSIVDCPLFLGICPLPGCKFKDIRRNLLRDVGELQNQGVQDVFVFCTRGELHKYRVPSLLETYRQQGLVVHHLPFPDGGTPDLQQCCQILEGLQANLHNNRKTVIHCYGGLGRSGLIAACLLLQLSVSMTPNKAIEILREHRGGGAIQTVKQYNFLHEFREKYSAYQETKAVSTERSVSR comes from the exons ATGAACTCTCTGTCAAAATttgtaccaaaaaaaaaacgtcAATTCATTGTGTATTTG CCAGAAACAATGAGGACCACCAGTGAGTTTGATTCGTCCTCCGATGAAGAGGAAGTTTGTGAAGAGCATCTGACACCTTTCCAGATCTCCTG GTTGCCCTTGTCCATAGTGGATTGTCCTTTGTTTCTTGGAATATGTCCTTTGCCAGGGTGCAAATTCAAAGATATCAGAAGAAATTTACTGAGAGATGTTG GTGAGCTGCAGAACCAGGGGGTGCAGGATGTGTTTGTGTTCTGTACCAGAGGAGAGCTCCATAAGTACCGTGTGCCTAGCCTGCTGGAGACCTACAGGCAGCAGGGGCTCGTGGTGCACCACCTGCCCTTCCCTGACGGGGGCACCCCTGATCTGCAGCAGTGCTGCCAGATACTGGAGGGACTGCAAGCCAACCTACACAACAACCGGAAGACTGTCATCCA TTGTTATGGAGGTCTGGGTCGCTCTGGACTAA TTGCTGCCTGTCTGCTGCTTCAACTGTCCGTCTCCATGACTCCCAACAAAGCCATCGAGATCCTAAGAGAGCACAGAGGGGGTGGGGCCATTCAAACAGTCAAG CAATACAACTTCCTGCATGAGTTCCGGGAAAAATACTCTGCCTACCAAGAAACCAAGGCAGTCTCAACAGAGCGATCGGTGTCGCGGTGA